In a single window of the Pirellulales bacterium genome:
- a CDS encoding diadenylate cyclase, translating into MHKLTEQFQSIINLAAQLADVVTADALLILLEGPIAWQELREVTTGQRVVLAADYMQELDGAAEAGFPLVVLNMAESPVHEKLTQALLESVADDILAAGAKVIAIYSGFEAETIDSISVIHLDEHLGRLTSHDLRQLESKVPLDTLKTVVELAVEIGREGREGKPVGTLFVVGDTRKVLASSHALVFDPVKGYSRKERSLFDQKTREGIKEIAQMDGAFVVALDGTVEAASRYIDASAESITLSKGLGARHWAGAAITKKTKSVAVVVSESNGTVRIFSDGEVFLRIEPFRRAMKWKDFEYEPPALD; encoded by the coding sequence GTGCATAAACTCACCGAGCAATTTCAGAGCATCATCAATCTCGCCGCCCAATTGGCGGACGTGGTGACTGCCGATGCGCTGTTGATTTTGCTCGAAGGGCCCATTGCCTGGCAGGAGCTGCGCGAAGTGACTACCGGACAGCGCGTCGTGTTGGCGGCCGACTACATGCAGGAATTGGACGGGGCCGCCGAGGCAGGGTTTCCGCTGGTCGTGCTGAACATGGCCGAAAGCCCCGTGCACGAAAAGCTAACGCAAGCCCTGTTGGAGAGCGTGGCCGACGACATTCTGGCCGCCGGGGCGAAAGTAATCGCCATTTACAGCGGCTTTGAAGCCGAAACCATCGACTCCATCAGCGTGATTCATCTGGACGAGCACTTGGGCCGGCTCACTTCGCACGATTTACGACAATTGGAATCGAAGGTCCCGCTGGATACGCTCAAAACTGTGGTTGAGTTGGCCGTGGAAATTGGCCGCGAGGGGCGCGAAGGCAAGCCGGTGGGCACGCTGTTTGTTGTCGGCGATACGCGCAAAGTGCTGGCCAGCAGCCACGCACTGGTGTTCGATCCGGTCAAGGGCTACAGCCGCAAGGAGCGGAGCTTGTTCGACCAGAAAACGCGCGAGGGGATTAAAGAAATTGCCCAAATGGATGGCGCGTTTGTGGTAGCGCTGGACGGAACCGTGGAAGCCGCTTCGCGCTACATTGACGCTTCGGCCGAAAGCATCACGCTTTCCAAAGGCTTGGGCGCCCGGCACTGGGCGGGCGCGGCCATCACCAAGAAAACCAAATCGGTGGCGGTGGTGGTCAGCGAATCGAACGGCACGGTCCGCATTTTTTCCGATGGCGAAGTCTTCTTGCGGATCGAGCCATTCCGCCGCGCCATGAAGTGGAAAGATTTTGAATACGAACCACCGGCGCTCGATTGA